The following are encoded together in the Pristis pectinata isolate sPriPec2 chromosome 31, sPriPec2.1.pri, whole genome shotgun sequence genome:
- the LOC127584833 gene encoding histone H2A-like: protein MTGRGKTGGKGKSKPKSRSSRAGLQFPVGRVHRLLRKGNYAERVGAGAPVYLAAVLEYLTAEILELAGNAARDNKKTRIIPRHLQLAVRNDEELNKLLGGVTIAQGGVLPNIQAVLLPKKTGGATNPKSK, encoded by the coding sequence ATGACTGGACGTGGAAAAACTGGTGGCAAAGGTAAGAGCAAACCCAAGTCTCGCTCGTCCCGGGCCGGACTGCAGTTCCCGGTGGGCCGTGTTCACAGGCTCCTGAGGAAGGGCAACTATGCTGAGCGGGTGGGTGCCGGAGCGCCGGTCTATCTGGCTGCTGTGCTCGAGTATCTGACGGCTGAAATCCTCGAGCTGGCCGGCAACGCGGCCCGGGACAACAAGAAGACCCGCATCATCCCCAGACACCTGCAGCTGGCCGTCCGCAACGACGAGGAGCTCAACAAGCTGCTGGGAGGGGTGACCATCGCTCAGGGCGGGGTGCTGCCCAATATCCAGGCCGTGCTGTTGCCCAAGAAAACCGGCGGAGCCACCAACCCCAAGAGCAAGTAA
- the LOC127584838 gene encoding histone H2B 1/2 → MPEPAKVSKKGAKKALPKSAGKAGKKRKRARKESYSIYIYKVMKQVHPDTGISSKAMSIMNSFVSDIFERIAGEASRLAHYNKRSTISSREIQTAVRLLLPGELAKHAVSEGTKAVTKYTSSK, encoded by the coding sequence ATGCCTGAGCCGGCGAAAGTTTCCAAGAAGGGCGCCAAGAAAGCCTTGCCTAAATCAGCAGGCAAGGCGGGCAAGAAACGCAAGAGGGCGAGGAAGGAGAGTTACTCCATCTACATCTACAAAGTGATGAAGCAGGTTCACCCCGACACCGGCATCTCCTCCAAGGCCATGAGCATCATGAACTCGTTCGTCAGCGATATTTTCGAGCGCATCGCGGGCGAGGCTTCCCGCCTGGCCCATTACAACAAGCGGTCGACCATCAGCTCCCGGGAGATCCAGACGGCCGTGCGCCTGCTGCTGCCCGGGGAGCTGGCCAAGCACGCCGTGTCGGAAGGGACCAAGGCGGTGACCAAGTACACCAGCTCCAAGTGA